CCGGTGGCGGGCTCATCGGGGGCGAGGCGGCCGGAGGCGAACAGGGTGGTCACCTCGCGGCCCCGCGCCGCCAGCAGGCGGGCGGTCTCGAAGGCGATCGTCGCGCCCATACTGTGCCCGAACAGGGCCAGCCGCACCGGCGGCCAGGTCAGCAGGTCCGCGGTGATCCGCTCGGCCGTGGCGACCAGGCCCGGTTGCGGCGGATCGTCCAGCCGGTCCTGCCTTCCGGGGTACTGCACCGCGAATACGGCGGTGCCGGAATCGAATTCCCGGGCCAGCTCCCGGAAGGCGCCGATGGATCCGCCGCCGGGCGGGAAGCACACCAGCACCGTGCCGGGCTCTGCCGCGGAACGCAATTGCCGCAGCCACTCGGTTGCGGGTATGCGCCCCACCATATTTCGCTCCCTCCACGCGCGGTTCCTCGCCGCAGACCTTAGCCTGAATCCACTGACGGGGGTTTCGTGCTGGTCCGCGCGCCTGCGGCGCGCGGACCAGCGGGTTTCGGGCGTGGAGTAGCCGCTGGCCTGGCCAGCTTTTCCACGTGAGTCCTCGGTTCGGGCCCGTCGGGCGGGGATGGTCAGATGCTGTCGGGTTGTGGTGGTGTGTAACCGATTGTGTTGTGCCACAACGTGAGCCATGCGTCCGCCCAGGGCCAGCAGCGGGGCAGGTGCAGGATGGGACGCCGTTGAGGGCGAGCGAGCCGGGCGGGGATGGTGATGATTTTGCGGCGCAGGGTCGATCCGCGG
This DNA window, taken from Nocardia sp. BMG111209, encodes the following:
- a CDS encoding thioesterase II family protein, which gives rise to MVGRIPATEWLRQLRSAAEPGTVLVCFPPGGGSIGAFRELAREFDSGTAVFAVQYPGRQDRLDDPPQPGLVATAERITADLLTWPPVRLALFGHSMGATIAFETARLLAARGREVTTLFASGRLAPDEPATGSVHRGTDDDLIDELARLADDPASVEILRTEPALAELVLPAVRSDYEAVETYVHRPGEPLRCTVSVLLGEDDPTVTVEQAHRWRAHTTGEFELTTFPGGHFYLDTRPAEVARLIATRLT